The Glycine soja cultivar W05 chromosome 6, ASM419377v2, whole genome shotgun sequence genome has a window encoding:
- the LOC114415431 gene encoding N-glycosylase/DNA lyase OGG1, protein MKSLHLRTIIQFPAMTNKRKRSQKHTPPPPPPSTPPTPQTQARHSLNTAKARAWAPLSLTRHELSLPLTFPTGQTFLWKNTAPSQYTGVVGPHLISLKHLQNGDVSYCLHSPSHSDTAETALLDFLNATVSLADLWKTFSASDARFAELAHHLSGARVLRQDPFECLIQFLCSSNNNIGRITKMVNYVSSLGTHVGDVGEFQFHAFPSLEQLSSVSEQQLRDAGFGYRAKYIIGTINALKSKPGGGEEWLRSLRKMELRDVISALCTLPGVGPKVAACIALFSLDQHHAVPVDTHVWRIATKYLLPELAGSQLTPKLCDRVAEAFVTKYGKYAGWAQTLLFIAELPSQKALLPSHLLTVKQRNAAKIEGSEEEVE, encoded by the exons ATGAAGTCGTTGCATTTGAGAACCATCATCCAGTTCCCGGCGATGACGAACAAGAGAAAAAGATCCCAGAAACATACCCCACCACCTCCTCCTCCCTCAACACCCCCAACTCCACAAACCCAAGCCCGCCACTCCCTCAACACCGCAAAAGCCCGGGCCTGGGCCCCTCTCAGCCTCACCCGCCACGAACTCTCCTTACCCCTCACCTTCCCCACGGGCCAAACCTTCCTCTGGAAAAACACCGCCCCTTCACAATACACCGGAGTCGTCGGGCCCCACCTCATTTCCCTCAAGCACCTCCAAAACGGCGACGTTTCCTACTGCCTCCACTCCCCCTCCCACTCCGACACCGCCGAAACTGCCCTGCTTGACTTCCTAAATGCCACCGTTTCGCTCGCCGACTTATGGAAGACGTTTTCCGCTTCCGACGCAAGGTTCGCCGAGCTCGCGCACCACTTAAGCGGCGCCCGAGTCCTCCGGCAAGACCCTTTCGAGTGTTTGATTCAGTTTCTGTGCTCTTCTAATAACAACATCGGAAGAATCACGAAAATGGTGAATTACGTGTCCTCCCTGGGAACTCACGTGGGAGACGTTGGAGAGTTTCAGTTCCACGCTTTCCCTTCTTTGGAACAACTTTCCTCCGTCTCAGAGCAACAACTCAGAGACGCCGGTTTCGGTTACAG GGCTAAATATATAATTGGTACGATTAATGCATTGAAATCAAAACCCGGTGGAGGCGAAGAATGGCTTCGTTCTCTTCGTAAGATGGAGCTTCGAGATGTTATATCTGCACTTTGTACGTTACCCGGTGTGGGTCCTAAAGTGGCTGCTTGCATTGCTCTCTTTTCGCTTGATCAGCACCATGCTGTTCCTGTTGACACACACGTGTGGCGG ATTGCCACCAAGTATCTCTTACCTGAGCTTGCAGGTTCCCAGTTGACACCCAAGCTCTGCGATCGTGTTGCAGAGGCGTTTGTAACCAAATATGGCAAATATGCTGGCTGGGCGCAGACTCTATTGTTCATAG